The genomic stretch GCGCGGCGAGCACGCCGTAGGCGCCGTACATGCCGGCCAGCAGGTCACCGATCGGCACGCCCACCTTCTGCGGGTCGTCCGGGCCCGCGCCGGTCAGCGACATCAGCCCGGCCTCGCCCTGGGCGATCTGGTCGTAGCCGGCCCGCTGCCCCTCCGGGCCGTCGTGCCCGAAGCCGCTGATCGACAGCTGCACCAGCCGCGGGTTCAGCTCGGCGAGCACGTCGGTGCCGAAGCCGAGGCGGGCCAGCGTGCCGGGCCGGAAGTTCTCCAGCAGCACGTCGGCGCGGCGCAGCAGCTCGGTGAGCACCGCCTTGTCCGCGTCGTCCTTGAGGTCGAGGGCGATCGACTCCTTGTTCCGGTTCGCGGAGAAGAAGTAGGTGGACTCCCGCCCTTGGGCCGTCTCCACGAACGGCGGCCCCCAGCCGCGGCTGTCGTCCCCGCTGCCGGGGTTCTCCACCTTGATCACCCGGGCGCCCAGGTCGCCGAGCATCATCCCGGCGTGCGGCCCGGCCAGCGCCCGGGTCAGGTCGACGACGAGGACGCCGTCCAGTGCTCCGCTCACGGTCGTTCCTCTCTCAGGGTGGTTCACAGCCAGCCCGGCACGACGAAGACCAGCCACGCCAGCAGCGGCCCGGCGACGACGACGATCCCCGAGTAGCCCAGCATCTGCTTGTAGAACCGGTCGCGGTCGACGTCCTGCGCGTTGGCCAGCACGAGCGCGCCGTTGGTGGAGAACGGGCTGACGTCGACGATGGTCGAGGCCACCGACAGGGCGACCACCACGCCGACGGCGCCGATCTGCCCGCTCATCAGGAACGGCACGGCCAGGGCGATCGCCACCCCGATGATCGCGGTGGAGGACGCGAACGCCGAGACCACGCCGCCGATGTAGGCCAGCAGCAGCGCGACCAGCAGCGGGCTGCCCAGACCGGTCACGGCCTCCCCGACGTAGTCGATGGTGCCGGCCTCCTGCAGCACGAAGACGAAGGTCAGCACGCCGCCGATGAGCAGCACCGTCGACCAGCTGATCTGGGAGACCGCGCCCTTGTGCCGGGCGGCGGAGAACAGCGCCAGCACGGTGGCGATGGTGATGGACACGAAGCCGATGTCCAGGTCGAAGGCCAGCGCGAGGACGGCGAGGGTGACCAGCCCGATCAGGGTGAGCACCTGCTCGGGCGTGACCCGGGTGGTCGTGGCGGTGGCGGTGTCCACCGTGCTCGTGGCCACCCCGCCCGGGCTCGCGGTGTCCGGGCCGACGCCCGGCCCGGTCGCGGCACCGTGGCCGCTGACCTCGACGTCGTCCGGGTGGTCGTCGGCTGCGACACCCCGGCCCGCGTCGGTGACCCGCCGGCCGATCAGGCCGCGGCCGCCCAGCACGAAGAACAGCACCAGCGCGATCGCGATGTTGAAGAACAGGCTGCCCAGGAAGACGGTGAGCGGGCTGCTCGGCAGGTCGTTCTGCTCGACGACGCCGTTGACGGTCACCCCGTAGACGCTGATCGGGGAGAAGCCGCCACCCTGGGCGCCGTGCACGACCATCATGCCCATCAGCAGCGGGTTGATCCCGTAGCGGGAGGCGAAGCCCAGCGCGATCGGGGCGATGATCGCGACCGCGGCGGGGGAGAGCGCGCCGATCGCGGTGAGCACCGCGGTGACGGCGAACATCACCCACGGGATCAGTGCGATGTACCCGCCGACCAGGCGCACGGCACCGCGGACCAGCAGGTCGACGGTGCCGTTGTTCTGCGCGATGGCGAACAGGTAGGTGACGCCGATCAGGGTCAGCACCAGCTCGGCGGGGAAGCCGGCGACGATGTCGTCGGTGCTCATCCCCACCGCCAGGGTGCCGACCAGGAAGGCGGCCACGAAGGCCAGCGCGCCCATGTTGATGGGCAGCACGGTGGCGATCGCGAAGATCACCACCAGCGCGATGATCGAGATGATCTCGGGTGACACGTGACCTCCAGGACGTCGTCTCGCCGGTCGGACGCCCGGAGACGGAGGTCACCTTCTCTCACGTCGTTGGGTCCTGCACCTCCGGGGGGAAGGACGGCGGTGCCCGGTGCGGGTGTGCGCGGCGTCGCCTGCTGCTTCACCACCTCGGGGGAGTCGACCACCCGCGCGGGCTGGCTAGGGTGGCCCGCATGCCGAGCCAGCCTGCCGAGCGCCCGACCACGACGAAGGCCGTCATCCCGGTCGCCGGGATGGGGACCCGGTTCCTGCCCGCGACCAAGTCGGTGCCCAAGGAACTGCTCCCGGTCGTCGACCGCCCGGCGGTCCAGTACATCGTCGAGGAGGCGGCCCGCGCCGGCCTGGGCCAGGTGCTCATGGTCACCGGCCGCAACAAGGGCGCCATCGAGGACCACTTCGACCGCACCCCGGAGCTGGAGACGGCGCTGGAGGCCAAGGGCGACCAGGGCCGGCTCGACGCCGTCGCCGAGTCCACCGACGTCGCCCAGGTGTTCTTCGTCCGGCAGGGCGAGGCCCTGGGCCTGGGGCACGCCGTCCTGCAGGCCGACGGTTTCGTCGGGGACGAGCCGTTCGCCGTGCTCCTGGGTGACGACATCATCGACGCCCGCGACCACCTGCTGGAGCAGATGATCGCCGTCCAGGCCGAGCACGGCGGTGCGGTGATCGCGCTGCTCGACGTCGGCGCGGACAACATCTCCAAGTACGGCGCGGTCGCCGTCGAGGACGCGCACGTCTCCGGCGACGCCGCCGGCGACCCGGTCTTCCGGGTGACCGGCATGGTGGAGAAGCCCCCGGCCGACGAGGCGCCCAGCTCGCTGGCGATCATCGGCCGCTACGTCCTCCCGCCGGAGGTCTTCCCGGCCATCCGCGACACCCCGCCCGGCCGCGGCGGGGAGATCCAGCTGACCGACGCGCTGCTCAAGCTGGTCGACGACGGCGTGCCGGTGCACGGCGTGGTCTTCTCCGGCCGCCGCTACGACACCGGTGACAAGCTCGACTACCTGAAGGCCGTGGTCCGGCTCGCCTCCGAGCGCGAGGACCTCGGCCCCGCGTTCGGCCCCTGGCTGCGTGAGTTCGTCGCCGACCTGCCCGCCGAGGGCGCGTCGCCCGCCTGACCGGACCCTCCAGGGGGCACCATCGGGGGCCAGGTCCGTCGAACGGCGGCCCGGCCGGGCACCCCGGCCGGCGGAGATGACCGACGACGGTCGGACGACGGTGGTGGGGATGAGCGAGGACGACACCCGGGGCTGGCTGGCCACCGGGACCCGGGAAGCGAGCGGGACCGACCCGGCGGTGGTGGGCGTGCCCACCCCGCGGGACACCCAGTTGATCGACCCCGGCAGCGGTCCGCGACCGCTGGGCCGGGACACCGTGCAGGTCGACCGGTCGGCGTTCGCCTCCGACCGGGTGCCCTCCCCGGCGGTCGCCACCGGCGATCGCACCCCCGACCCGCAGGCCGACACCGGCTCGGTGGACGTCTCCGGGGTGCGGCTGCGCACCGTGGAGCACCACCTGGACGTCGTCCTCGGTGCCGTGCCGCAGCCCGACCCGATCGAGCTGGCCGTGCTCGACGCCCAGGGGCTGCTCTGCGCCGAGCTGGTGACCAGCGAACTGGCGCTGCCGGCGTTCGACCAGGCCGGCCTCGACGGGTACGCCGTGCGGTCGGTGGACGTCACCGCCGCCACCGTGGAGGAGCCGGTCGACCTCGCCGTCGTCGGGGACACCGAGGCCGGGTCGACCGGCGCGCCGGGGATCTCCGCCGGGCTCGCGGTGCGGGTCGCGGTGGGGGCCATGCTCCCCGCCGGGGCCGACGTCGTCGTCCCCGCCGCCTGGACCGACCAGGGCGTCGCCCGGGTGCGGGTCTTCGCCGCCCTGGCGCCGGGCAGCTACGTGCGCCGGGTCGGCGACGACGTCGCCCCCGGCGACGTCGCGGTCCAGGTCGGCACCCCGATCGGCCCCGCGCAGATCAGCCTGCTCGCCGCCGTCGGGCGGGAGCGGGTCGCGGTGCGGCCGCGCCCCCGGATCTCCGTGCTCTCCGCCGGTGACGAGCTGGTCGACGTGGGCACCCCGCCGGCGCCGGGCCGGGTCGTCGACGTCAACAGCTACGCCCTGGCCGCCGCGGCCCGCGACGCCGGCGCCGAGGCCTACCGGGCCGGCATCCTGCCGCCGGACCGGCGCCGGATGGTGGAGCTGATCGAGGGGCAGACCCTGCGCAGCGACGTCGTGCTGATCGCCGGCACCTTCGCCAACGCCGGCCCCGACCTGCTGCAGGAGGCGCTGGACGAGCTCGGTGGGCTCACCTTCACCCAGGTCGCGATGCACCCGGGCCCGGTGCACGCCTTCGGCAAGCTCGGCCCCAACCAGGTCCCGGTGATCTGCGTGCCGGGGGAGCCGGTGGCCGCGCTGGTCGCCTTCGAGGTGTTCGTGCGCCCGGCGATCCGGCTGATGCTGGGCAAGCGGCAGCTGTTCCGCCGCACCGTGCAGGCCGTGTCGGCGCAGCAGCTGCTCTCCCCGCTGGGCTACCGCCAGTACCTGCACGGCCAGGTGATGCGCCACCCCGACGGCGGGTACGTGGTCGAGCCGATCGGCGACGGCGACCAGGCGATGCTCGCCCGGATGGCCAAGGCCAACTGCCTGATCGTCGTCGACGAGGACGTCACCGAGGTCGCGGCCGGCGGGCTGGTCACCGTCATGCCCATGCTGCTGGGCGGCTGAGCTGGACGCGTCCCCGCACCCGGGGTGGCCGGCCCGGCTGGCGTGGGGTGCCGTCGAGCTGCACCCCCTGCAGCGCTCCGACGCGGCCGCCTGGTCCCGGTTGCGGCTGGACAACGAGCAGTGGCTGACCCCGTGGGAGCCCACCTCCGAGCTGCCGTGGTCGCAGCGGCACACCCCGGCGGCGTACCGCGCGATGCGGCGGATCTCCGACCGGCGGGCGCGGACGGGTGGCTCGCTGCCGTTCGCCATCCGCTGGCAGGGCCGGCTGGTCGGGCAGGTGACCGTCGACAACATCGTGCGCGGCGCCCTGCGGTCGGGGCACCTGGGCTACTGGGTCGACCGCTCGGTGGCCGGGCAGGGGTCACCTCGCTGGCGGTGGCGCTGGTCTGCGACCACGCGTTCGGCCCGGTGGGGCTCCACCGGCTGCAGGCGGACATCCGGCCGGAGAACCGGCCCAGCCGCCGGCTGGTGGAGCGGCTGGGCTTCCGCCAGGAGGGGCTGCTGCGCGGCTACCTGGACATCGACGGCGCCTGGCGGGACCACCTGGCCTACGCGCTGCTGGCCGAGGACTCACCCGGTGGGGTGTTCCACCGGTGGCGGGCCCGGGTCCCGGACTGAGTCGACCGACGGTGATCAACTGGGTACGGGCCGTTACCGCTCCGAGACCGGGGGAGGACGCCGACACGCCGGTGTGGACCGGCATCGCGCCGACACACCGGTGAACGTCCCCTTCATCGGCAGACCGCAGCCTTACCTTGACTCCGCGAGTGACTGATGTGACTCGTGTGGCCCCAGGGATCGGGGTCGGATCGTGGTGCCAGGGATGGATCGGGGTGTTCGTGATGGGATCAGGCGTACTGCTGGCCGCTCTCGTCGTGTTGTGGTTCGTGGTCCTGGTGCCGATGGTGGTCACCCGGGGCGACGGCTC from Modestobacter roseus encodes the following:
- a CDS encoding UTP--glucose-1-phosphate uridylyltransferase, which gives rise to MPSQPAERPTTTKAVIPVAGMGTRFLPATKSVPKELLPVVDRPAVQYIVEEAARAGLGQVLMVTGRNKGAIEDHFDRTPELETALEAKGDQGRLDAVAESTDVAQVFFVRQGEALGLGHAVLQADGFVGDEPFAVLLGDDIIDARDHLLEQMIAVQAEHGGAVIALLDVGADNISKYGAVAVEDAHVSGDAAGDPVFRVTGMVEKPPADEAPSSLAIIGRYVLPPEVFPAIRDTPPGRGGEIQLTDALLKLVDDGVPVHGVVFSGRRYDTGDKLDYLKAVVRLASEREDLGPAFGPWLREFVADLPAEGASPA
- the glp gene encoding gephyrin-like molybdotransferase Glp — encoded protein: MTDDGRTTVVGMSEDDTRGWLATGTREASGTDPAVVGVPTPRDTQLIDPGSGPRPLGRDTVQVDRSAFASDRVPSPAVATGDRTPDPQADTGSVDVSGVRLRTVEHHLDVVLGAVPQPDPIELAVLDAQGLLCAELVTSELALPAFDQAGLDGYAVRSVDVTAATVEEPVDLAVVGDTEAGSTGAPGISAGLAVRVAVGAMLPAGADVVVPAAWTDQGVARVRVFAALAPGSYVRRVGDDVAPGDVAVQVGTPIGPAQISLLAAVGRERVAVRPRPRISVLSAGDELVDVGTPPAPGRVVDVNSYALAAAARDAGAEAYRAGILPPDRRRMVELIEGQTLRSDVVLIAGTFANAGPDLLQEALDELGGLTFTQVAMHPGPVHAFGKLGPNQVPVICVPGEPVAALVAFEVFVRPAIRLMLGKRQLFRRTVQAVSAQQLLSPLGYRQYLHGQVMRHPDGGYVVEPIGDGDQAMLARMAKANCLIVVDEDVTEVAAGGLVTVMPMLLGG
- a CDS encoding SLC13 family permease, with amino-acid sequence MSPEIISIIALVVIFAIATVLPINMGALAFVAAFLVGTLAVGMSTDDIVAGFPAELVLTLIGVTYLFAIAQNNGTVDLLVRGAVRLVGGYIALIPWVMFAVTAVLTAIGALSPAAVAIIAPIALGFASRYGINPLLMGMMVVHGAQGGGFSPISVYGVTVNGVVEQNDLPSSPLTVFLGSLFFNIAIALVLFFVLGGRGLIGRRVTDAGRGVAADDHPDDVEVSGHGAATGPGVGPDTASPGGVATSTVDTATATTTRVTPEQVLTLIGLVTLAVLALAFDLDIGFVSITIATVLALFSAARHKGAVSQISWSTVLLIGGVLTFVFVLQEAGTIDYVGEAVTGLGSPLLVALLLAYIGGVVSAFASSTAIIGVAIALAVPFLMSGQIGAVGVVVALSVASTIVDVSPFSTNGALVLANAQDVDRDRFYKQMLGYSGIVVVAGPLLAWLVFVVPGWL
- a CDS encoding GNAT family N-acetyltransferase, whose product is MVAAAHPGGVPRDAADLRPAGADGWLAAVRHPLAGPAGRAGDRRQHRARRPAVGAPGLLGRPLGGRAGVTSLAVALVCDHAFGPVGLHRLQADIRPENRPSRRLVERLGFRQEGLLRGYLDIDGAWRDHLAYALLAEDSPGGVFHRWRARVPD